The genomic window CGGTGAGCACTGCCGCAACACCCGCCAGCGCCATTGCGCCGCCGGTTCCGATGCCCGCGGCCACGGCACCGAAGCAAACCGGCCCGACGCCCTGCAGCGTCATATTGCCGGAGCCGAGCAGCCCGAAGGCCTGGCCCTGGCCGTCCTGCGGCAAGGCGTCAAGGAAGGGACGTTGCACGCCGAGACCGTAGGCGAATCCGAAGCCGCAGAGCAGCAGCAGGCAGGACGAAAGGACCACACCGGGCTCCATGGAGAAGCCGAGCAGTGGCAGCCCCATCAGGGCGACCAGCGGGACCACAAGTCGCTCCCGGGTATCTGGCCCGAGGAGTCGGCCGACCAGCAGGTCACCGATCAGCATGCCGACCGGCAGACAGGCCATCAGCACCGCGTAACGGCCCGGCGCGAAGTGGCGTCCGCCCGCGTAGGCGACGATCAGACCCTCCGCGCCGGCGACAAACGCGGACGGCAGCCACTGGGCCAACATCAGCCGTCGCACCGGGCGTCCGCGCAGCAGCAGGCCGGCACCGCGCAGGCTCGCCCGGACGGCTCCGCCACCGCCTCGGGCGTCGCGGGGCGCCCCCGGCGCCAACCAGGGCAGCCGGAGTCGGATGGCGAGCGCGCAGCCCAGATACAGTGCGCCGCTCACCGCGATTGCGCGGTGCGGGCCGAGAGCGGCGACGGCAGCGCCGCCAAGGGCCAGGCCGACTAGTTGCGCGCCCGAGGAGGCGATGTTGTTCAGCGAACGGCCCAGCACATAGGCGTCACCCTCCAGCCACTGCGCGACCAGCCGACTCGACACGCCACCGAACACCGGTGTGACGAGAGCGACCAGGGCCACGACGGCCAGGCTCGCCGCGACCGGCATCGGCAGCAGAGCGAGCAGCAGGGCGGCGGCGCACTCCAGCGCATAGCCGCCGGCGATGAGCGCGCGTGGCGGCAGGCGGTCGGCCAGTGAACCCAGTAGCACCGAGCCGAACAGCTGCGGCAGGAAGCCGACGCCGAAGGCCAGTGCGCTGAACAGTGCGGAGCCGGTGTTCGTGAAGACCAGCACCGAGAAGGTGGTGATGCGCAGCGAGTCCGCGGTGACCGCGAGGGTGCGCGTCGAGAAGAGCAGCCGGAATCGGCGTTCGGCCAGCACGTCCCGGTAGGTTGCCCGCTGGTCGGCCTGTGCGGGTACGGCGGATGTCGTCATGTCCCCAGCCTCGCCACGAACCCGTGACAGTCACCAATGGTTCGGCGCTGACCGAATGACATAGGTTCACCCGGCTCCTTTGCGCGGCCCGTGGCCAGGCGTCCGGCCGGCTGGCGGGGGTCGCTCGTTTCGGTGGAGCTGCCTGTCACCTGGCCATCCGGGTTTTCTGAGGCTGCGGGGGAAGGCGGTGTGTATGGATATTCGCAGCAGGAACAACGTGACCGTCAGCGGACCTCCCGGAGGGCCGGTGGTAGTGCTGGCGCACGGTTTCGGCTGCGATCAGAACATGTGGCGGCTGGCCGTGCCCGCCCTGGAGAAGCGGCACCGGGTGGTGCTGTTCGACTACGTCGGCTCCGGCGGTTCGGACCTGTCGGCCTTCAGCCAGGAGCGGTACTCCTCGCTGGAGGGTTACGCCCTTGACGTGGTGGAGGTCTGCGAGGAGCTGGACCTGCGCGGGGCGGTGTTCGTCGGGCATTCGGTCAGCGCCATGGTCGGGGTGCTGGCCGCACGTCGGGCGCCGGAGCGGATCGGGGCGCTGGTCATGGTGGCTCCCTCGCCCCGCTACATCGACGACGACGGCTACCGAGGCGGCTTCGCCGCGCAGGACATCGATGAGCTCTTGGAGTCTTTGGAGTCGAACTATCTGGGCTGGTCGGCCGCGATGGCTCCGGCGATCATGGGCAATCCGGACCGGCCGGAGCTGGGGCAGGAGCTGACGAACAGCTTCTGCGCCACCGATCCTGACATCGCCCGGGTTTTCGCCCGCACCACGTTCCTGTCCGACACCCGTCAGGACCTGAAGAGCGTGAGCGTGCCGACCCTGGTCCTGGAGTGCTCCCAGGACCTGATCGCCCCCCGCGAGGTCGGCGCGTACG from Streptomyces sp. NBC_01198 includes these protein-coding regions:
- a CDS encoding MFS transporter, with the translated sequence MTTSAVPAQADQRATYRDVLAERRFRLLFSTRTLAVTADSLRITTFSVLVFTNTGSALFSALAFGVGFLPQLFGSVLLGSLADRLPPRALIAGGYALECAAALLLALLPMPVAASLAVVALVALVTPVFGGVSSRLVAQWLEGDAYVLGRSLNNIASSGAQLVGLALGGAAVAALGPHRAIAVSGALYLGCALAIRLRLPWLAPGAPRDARGGGGAVRASLRGAGLLLRGRPVRRLMLAQWLPSAFVAGAEGLIVAYAGGRHFAPGRYAVLMACLPVGMLIGDLLVGRLLGPDTRERLVVPLVALMGLPLLGFSMEPGVVLSSCLLLLCGFGFAYGLGVQRPFLDALPQDGQGQAFGLLGSGNMTLQGVGPVCFGAVAAGIGTGGAMALAGVAAVLTAGWILSWHAPTSPAPVEGCSTGSKGDTEHHA
- a CDS encoding alpha/beta fold hydrolase, with translation MDIRSRNNVTVSGPPGGPVVVLAHGFGCDQNMWRLAVPALEKRHRVVLFDYVGSGGSDLSAFSQERYSSLEGYALDVVEVCEELDLRGAVFVGHSVSAMVGVLAARRAPERIGALVMVAPSPRYIDDDGYRGGFAAQDIDELLESLESNYLGWSAAMAPAIMGNPDRPELGQELTNSFCATDPDIARVFARTTFLSDTRQDLKSVSVPTLVLECSQDLIAPREVGAYVHAAIPTSRLVTLDATGHCPQLSAPEATNEAILEFLADLR